The following proteins are co-located in the Portunus trituberculatus isolate SZX2019 chromosome 16, ASM1759143v1, whole genome shotgun sequence genome:
- the LOC123504577 gene encoding kinetochore protein NDC80 homolog gives MKRSASGRVSYQGPGVLKPRNEPFTPNTRESVGQAVRKSFIPKAGLGGSANRLAGRKRRGSTENVSRLSFASSRFTPTRLNTPSCAPQSGNRLFTDSARNSGIGTSTRKDVRCFNDPGHKTMCINKIMEFLNSRGRSYQRRTLLTPTTNDFKDIFNFIYQHLDPNYTLPPRFEEEIPKILKNLHCPLQITKSSFVTVGSPHTWPVVLAALAFLVDVVNINFIIDSSLPEDDDDDEIGRQLHTFIEAFNCSDEAEENACLEAYVETLKANENVSEEDMVDLGEALEAADHELKSMPKVNDELKDLKQYNVKVSDDLAKLNNYLKDLKVAIENKSAMERSIKQSIMKLDIEESKMMEEIERLMNLKNQQAYSASELMQLKNHGQVASKEIEYQEQLSKDLGNQVCNLEIEISKFETILRNSADQLKELVEKLSLNEEFPDIDVKSEDVIHHFDDIMCILTTLKKAAKKDASRTQEKMLQLSHDVERAKGTLQEKVAEGNKLKTKTRHVKEENKVTQEEIKREIQLKDEELEKLHQKIMEARKPQNKPAYHLYQVDDMIIVKKQELEKCKKKEEKCLHDGLQFQKNFFEGGMCNAEVQRKLIVEHTTRIKAEFTKLLEWCDSLDSD, from the exons ATGAAGAGATCTGCATCAGGGAGAGTCAGCTATCAGGGACCAGGGGTCCTGAAACCAAGAAATGAACCTTTTACTCCTAATACCAG GGAGAGTGTTGGTCAAGCAGTACGGAAGTCATTCATTCCAAAGGCAGGACTGGGTGGTAGTGCCAACAGACTTGCTGGTAGAAAGAGGCGAGGAAGCACAGAGAATGTATCACGGTTGTCCTTTGCCTCCTCACGGTTCACTCCTACACGCCTCAACACCCCATCCTGTGCTCCCCAGAGTGGCAACAG ATTGTTCACAGACTCTGCCCGCAACTCTGGCATAGGCACCTCCACTCGGAAGGACGTGCGATGCTTTAATGACCCTGGCCACAAGACAATGTGCATTAACAAGATCATGGAGTTCCTTAACAGCAGAGGGAGGTCATACCAACGTCGTACACTCCTCACTCCCACCACTAATGACTTTAAGGACATCTTTAAT TTCATCTATCAACATTTGGATCCCAACTATACACTGCCACCTAGATTTGAAGAAGAAATTCCCAAGATACTGAAAAATTTACACTGCCCATTACAAATCACCAAATCTTCCTTTGTCACAG TTGGATCTCCTCACACATGGCCTGTTGTCCTGGCTGCATTAGCATTCTTGGTGGATGTGGTCAATATTAACTTTATCATTGACTCCTCGTTgcctgaagatgatgatgacgatgaaatCGGCAGACAGCTACATACTTTCATAGAAGCCTTCAACTGCAGTGATGAAGCTGAAGAGAATGCTTGCCTTGAG GCATATGTAGAAACTTTAAAGGCCAATGAGAATGTAAGTGAAGAGGATATGGTGGATCTCGGTGAAGCTTTGGAAGCGGCAGATCATGAACTGAAATCTATGCCCAAGGTTAATGATGAACTGAAGGACCTCAAGCAATATAATGTAAAG gTTTCTGATGACCTGGCCAAACTGAATAATTACTTGAAAGATCTTAAAGTTGCTATAGAAAACAAAAGTGCAATGGAAAGGAGCATAAAACAGTCAATTATGAAATTGGATATTGAGGAGAGTAAG ATGATGGAAGAGATTGAACGTTTGATGAACCTCAAAAACCAACAAGCGTACAGTGCCTCTGAGTTGATGCAATTGAAGAACCACGGTCAAGTAGCTAGCAAGGAAATTGAATACCAAGAACAATTATCAAAGGACTTGGGTAATCAG gtGTGCAATCTGGAAATAGAGATATCAAAATTTGAAACCATCCTGAGAAACTCTGCTGACCAGCTtaaggaattggtggagaaACTAAGCTTGAATGAAGAATTCCCTGACATTGATGTGAAGAGTGAGGATGTAATCCACCACTTTGATGACATCATGTGTATCTTAACAACACTCAAAAAAGCAGCAAAGAAAGATGCATCTCGGacacaagaaaaaatgttaCAATTAAGTCATGATGTTGAGAGG GCAAAAGGAAcattacaagaaaaagtggcCGAAGGTAATAagctgaaaacaaaaacacgtcatgttaaagaagaaaacaaagtcacacaagaagaaattaaaagagag ATTCAGCTGAAAGATGAAGAACTTGAGAAATTGCACCAAAAGATTATGGAAGCCCGCAAGCCACAAAATAAACCTGCATATCACCTTTACCAGGTGGATGACATGATCATTGTTAAAAAGCAAGA ATTAGAGAAgtgcaagaagaaagaagagaagtgtttgcatGATGGACTTCAGTTCCAGAAGAATTTCTTTGAAGGGGGGATGTGTAATGCTGAAGTTCAAAGGAAACTTATTGTGGAACACACTACACGCATTAAGGCTGAATTCACAAAACTTTTGGAATGGTGTGATTCACTAGATAGTGactga